The Flavobacterium galactosidilyticum nucleotide sequence CGCTCTAGAAGTAATGGGAGTAAATTCGCTGAATTACTTAGTATTCCCAAAAATAATTGCACTGTTATTATATCCGTTTCTCATCGGTATCGCCATGTTTTTAGGAATTCTAGGAGGATGGATGGCTGGAGTTTACGGCGGATTTATATCTAGCGACGAATTTATCAATGGAGCGCAAATGGATTTTATTCCTTTTCATATTGCTTATGCATTTCTTAAAACATTGATTTTTGCTCTTTTATTAGCAACTATACCTTCGTTCCATGGCTATTATATGAAAGGTGGTGCACTCGAAGTAGGTAAAGCCAGTACTGTAGCCTTTGTTTGGACATCAGTTTCAATAATACTTTTCAACTATATACTAACGCAACTGTTACTAGGATCATGATAGAATTAAAAAACATAGAAAAATCATTTGGCGGTAATAAAATCCTTAAAGGCATTTCGACAGTTTTTGAAACTGGAAAAACTAATTTAATTATAGGGCAAAGTGGATCAGGCAAAACAGTTTTACTTAAAAGCCTTTTAGGTATACATACACCTGAATCAGGACATATCTGTTTTGATGGAAGAATATATTCCGAATTGGCTGCCGATGAAAAGAGAGACCTTAGAACCGAAATAGGAATGGTATTTCAAGGTAGTGCATTGTTTGACTCCATGACTGTTGCTGAAAATGTTGGTTTCCCTTTAAAAATGTTTACTAGAGATAACAAAGCTAAAATTAAAGAGCGTGTTGACTTTGTACTAGAAAGAGTAGCACTCAAAGATGCGCATCACAAATTACCTTCTGAAATTTCAGGAGGAATGCAAAAAAGAGTTGCAATTGCACGAGCAATCGTAAACCGTCCAAAATATCTTTTCTGTGACGAACCTAATTCTGGTCTTGATCCAAATACGTCTACCTTAATTGATAATTTAATTAAGGAAATTACCGAAGAATACGATATCACAACCGTTATTAATACACATGATATGAACTCGGTTATGGAAATTGGAGATAATATTTTATTCTTAAAAAATGGTCTTAAAGCTTGGCAAGGAACCAAAGAAGAAATTTTCATAACTGATAACGAAGCCGTAGTTGACTTTGTTTATTCTTCAAATTTATTCAGAAAAGTGAGAGAAGCGTATTTGAAGGGGTAAAGACTCTTATTTATTTACCTGCAATGAGTTCGGCAACACCTCCACCTCAGCATTAGGATTGAATAAGTACATTTTTCCAGAACTTACTTCGATGCATTCAAAACGCTTGGTGCGAACTGCCATTTTCTTAAAAATCTTTCCATTAGAAATTCTAAAAACGCTGCCGTACGGAATTTCGAAAACATAGTTTTTATCATTTTTTTGGTCAAATTGTTTTAAAGCCAAAGATAAAGTAGCATCGGTGTCACTACTGGCACTTGGATTTCTAAAATGTCTTGCCAACAAAGGTAAAATTTGATTTGGAAAAATTTCTGG carries:
- a CDS encoding MlaE family ABC transporter permease; translation: MMLIRYITQIGRYFLMIKEIFNKQTKWSVMKNLIFKEIDDLIIGSLGIVAFISFFVGGVVAIQTALNLTNPLIPKYLIGFATRQSVILEFAPTFISIIMAGKMGSFITSSIGTMRVTEQIDALEVMGVNSLNYLVFPKIIALLLYPFLIGIAMFLGILGGWMAGVYGGFISSDEFINGAQMDFIPFHIAYAFLKTLIFALLLATIPSFHGYYMKGGALEVGKASTVAFVWTSVSIILFNYILTQLLLGS
- a CDS encoding ABC transporter ATP-binding protein, which translates into the protein MIELKNIEKSFGGNKILKGISTVFETGKTNLIIGQSGSGKTVLLKSLLGIHTPESGHICFDGRIYSELAADEKRDLRTEIGMVFQGSALFDSMTVAENVGFPLKMFTRDNKAKIKERVDFVLERVALKDAHHKLPSEISGGMQKRVAIARAIVNRPKYLFCDEPNSGLDPNTSTLIDNLIKEITEEYDITTVINTHDMNSVMEIGDNILFLKNGLKAWQGTKEEIFITDNEAVVDFVYSSNLFRKVREAYLKG
- a CDS encoding SprT-like domain-containing protein, with translation MSETLTKYLPDHAVKPAFELIVTHRVHLKIVNERATRHGDYRKGMNGKHEITVNGSLNKYRFLITLIHEISHLVAFEKFGRNIKPHGNEWKYTFQQLMVPYIRPEIFPNQILPLLARHFRNPSASSDTDATLSLALKQFDQKNDKNYVFEIPYGSVFRISNGKIFKKMAVRTKRFECIEVSSGKMYLFNPNAEVEVLPNSLQVNK